A genomic segment from Actinoplanes sichuanensis encodes:
- a CDS encoding Lrp/AsnC family transcriptional regulator, whose amino-acid sequence MKALDEIDRRILLELQRDGRISNQDLADRVGLSPSPCLRRVRLLEEAGVIAGYRAVVDQAAVGLPITAFVRITLETHGRDAVERVESEIRQVPEIVEAYLLAGDQDYLLKVTIDSFASYETFVRTRLRTIPALASIQTTFAFGVTKPSAPLPLPTR is encoded by the coding sequence GTGAAAGCCTTGGACGAGATCGACCGCCGGATTCTGCTCGAATTGCAGCGCGACGGCCGGATCAGCAACCAGGACCTCGCCGACCGGGTCGGCCTGTCCCCGTCACCGTGCCTGCGCCGGGTCCGCCTGCTGGAGGAGGCCGGGGTGATCGCCGGCTACCGGGCGGTCGTCGACCAGGCGGCGGTCGGCCTGCCGATCACCGCGTTCGTCCGGATCACCCTGGAGACCCACGGCCGCGACGCGGTCGAACGTGTCGAATCGGAGATCCGCCAGGTCCCCGAGATCGTCGAGGCCTACCTGCTGGCCGGCGACCAGGACTACCTGCTCAAGGTGACGATCGACTCGTTCGCCTCGTACGAGACCTTCGTCCGCACCCGCCTGCGCACCATCCCGGCCCTGGCCTCGATCCAGACGACCTTCGCCTTCGGGGTGACGAAACCCTCCGCCCCACTGCCCCTACCCACCCGGTAG
- a CDS encoding aminotransferase class I/II-fold pyridoxal phosphate-dependent enzyme, translated as MLSTTAPDPLWQLTADCAADPRPDRLDLLVGVYRDDSGAAPVPAAVHAAELRLADRARSKEYVGPSGNIRFRHEMTRLLLADPALEARADGLQTVAGTGALRLLAELLAATGPDRTVLLGTPAYVNHPAILAAARLRTTRYPVTADGAAMLAAVDAAQPGDVLLLQGCCHNPTGLGMSLALWDELAAALSRRGVVPFIDQAYFGLGDGLDEDLAGMRRLLRVVPEAVVAVSASKAWGLYSERTGCALVLSADAGRRQRARTMLETIARISYSQPPAHGAAIVEEILTDPILSVSWRDELEGMRRRLGRLRDGLATGTGFAGLGNQRGMFLTLPLDAAAMLRLRQIHGVYGLPSGRINLAGIPSSRIEAVASAIRSVGVRNHEMSA; from the coding sequence ATGCTGTCGACGACCGCCCCCGACCCGCTCTGGCAGTTGACGGCGGACTGCGCCGCTGACCCCCGCCCGGACCGGTTGGACCTGCTCGTCGGTGTCTACCGGGACGACTCGGGTGCCGCCCCGGTGCCGGCCGCGGTCCATGCCGCCGAACTGCGGCTGGCCGATCGTGCCCGGTCCAAGGAGTACGTGGGCCCGTCCGGCAACATTCGCTTCCGGCACGAGATGACCAGGCTGCTCCTGGCCGACCCGGCATTGGAGGCCCGGGCCGACGGTCTCCAGACGGTCGCCGGCACCGGCGCGTTGCGGCTGCTCGCCGAGCTGCTGGCGGCGACCGGCCCGGACCGCACGGTACTGCTGGGCACACCCGCCTACGTGAACCATCCGGCCATCCTGGCCGCCGCCCGCCTGCGCACCACGCGGTATCCGGTGACCGCCGACGGTGCCGCGATGCTGGCCGCGGTCGACGCCGCGCAGCCCGGTGACGTGCTGCTACTGCAGGGCTGCTGCCACAACCCGACCGGTCTGGGCATGTCGCTCGCGCTGTGGGACGAGCTGGCCGCGGCCCTGAGCCGACGCGGTGTGGTGCCCTTCATCGACCAGGCCTATTTCGGTCTCGGCGACGGCCTCGACGAGGACCTGGCCGGTATGCGGCGACTGCTGCGGGTCGTGCCGGAAGCGGTCGTCGCGGTGAGCGCGTCGAAGGCGTGGGGCCTGTACAGCGAACGCACCGGCTGCGCGCTCGTGCTGAGTGCCGACGCGGGGCGGCGACAGCGGGCGCGGACCATGCTGGAGACGATCGCCCGGATCTCCTATTCGCAGCCACCGGCGCACGGCGCGGCGATCGTCGAGGAGATCCTGACCGATCCGATCCTCTCTGTGAGCTGGCGCGACGAGCTCGAGGGCATGCGCCGTCGGCTCGGCCGCCTGCGTGACGGTCTGGCCACCGGCACCGGCTTCGCCGGGCTCGGAAATCAGCGCGGCATGTTCCTCACCCTCCCCCTGGACGCTGCGGCGATGCTTCGCCTACGGCAGATCCATGGGGTGTACGGGCTGCCGTCCGGCCGGATCAACCTGGCCGGCATCCCGTCCTCCCGAATCGAGGCGGTCGCCTCAGCCATCAGGTCGGTTGGCGTACGAAACCACGAAATGTCGGCCTAA
- a CDS encoding hybrid sensor histidine kinase/response regulator: MLPRVSALAAATAAGAGLLGWLTGRYLRGPAAGYTQEREMLAAVADQSADAIIACTLDGTLTVWNSGAEAMYGWLAEEVLGTPFRGILPPGAGPALDQALAVLAAGGHIHLEESRRVRRDGSTLLVSVTVSPIRNEQGVVVAAAATERDITEKRRFEAEERQAMERSVRAARLESLGQLAGGVAHDFNNLLAIILNYADFLADEVTGDGAADLSRIRDAADRARSLTGQLLLFAKREPTQVEVVDLNEVVTGSGELPARTIGADIRLVCRPCGETVPVRANRGRLDQILLNLVINARDAMPDGGVVVVETDLVELRGGSGVPLPQGRYARLTVSDTGTGMTAEVRDRLFEPFFTTKPADRGTGLGLSTVYGIVGDAGGHIGVDSTPGVGTTFRILLPHAAGRADRADGQPLRACPSGDGRRVLVIEDEDYVRDLVVRILQENGYRTTAISEDAVGAADLTDVALLITDVVLPGRSGPTVAAQLRTRCPALRVLFMSGYSDTELRRRYDIPPATRIVQKPFTAVELLATVGEALAPHLVGGLGDQS, from the coding sequence ATGCTTCCGAGAGTCAGCGCCCTGGCCGCCGCGACCGCGGCCGGAGCCGGGCTGCTCGGCTGGCTCACCGGCCGCTACCTGCGCGGACCCGCCGCCGGCTACACCCAGGAGCGGGAGATGCTGGCCGCCGTCGCCGACCAGTCCGCCGACGCGATCATCGCGTGCACCCTGGACGGCACGCTCACCGTGTGGAACAGCGGCGCCGAGGCCATGTACGGCTGGCTCGCCGAGGAGGTGTTGGGCACCCCGTTCCGCGGAATACTGCCACCCGGTGCCGGTCCCGCTCTCGACCAGGCGCTCGCCGTGCTGGCCGCGGGCGGGCACATCCACCTGGAGGAGAGTCGCCGGGTCCGGCGGGACGGCAGCACCCTGCTGGTGTCGGTGACCGTCTCGCCGATCCGCAACGAGCAGGGTGTCGTCGTCGCGGCGGCCGCCACCGAACGCGACATCACCGAGAAGCGCCGGTTCGAGGCCGAGGAGAGACAGGCCATGGAGCGGTCGGTACGGGCGGCCCGGCTGGAGAGCCTCGGGCAGCTCGCCGGCGGGGTCGCCCACGACTTCAACAACCTGCTCGCGATCATCCTGAACTACGCGGACTTCCTGGCCGACGAGGTCACCGGGGACGGTGCGGCCGACCTGTCCAGGATCCGCGACGCCGCCGACCGGGCCCGCTCCCTGACCGGGCAGTTGCTGCTCTTCGCGAAACGCGAACCCACCCAGGTCGAGGTGGTCGACCTCAACGAGGTGGTGACCGGCTCCGGGGAGTTGCCGGCCCGGACCATCGGCGCCGACATCCGGCTGGTGTGCAGGCCGTGCGGGGAGACGGTTCCGGTCCGGGCCAACCGGGGACGGCTCGATCAGATCCTGCTCAACCTGGTGATCAACGCCCGGGACGCGATGCCGGACGGCGGGGTCGTGGTGGTGGAGACCGACCTCGTCGAGCTTCGGGGCGGGTCGGGCGTACCGCTGCCGCAGGGTCGTTATGCCCGGCTGACGGTGAGTGACACCGGAACCGGGATGACCGCGGAGGTCCGTGATCGGCTCTTCGAGCCGTTCTTCACCACGAAACCCGCCGATCGCGGCACCGGACTGGGTCTGTCCACGGTCTACGGGATCGTCGGTGACGCCGGAGGGCACATCGGCGTCGACTCGACACCCGGGGTGGGCACCACGTTCCGGATTCTGCTGCCGCACGCCGCCGGGCGGGCGGACCGGGCCGACGGGCAGCCGCTGCGGGCCTGTCCGAGCGGCGACGGGCGACGGGTGCTGGTGATCGAGGACGAGGATTACGTCCGCGACCTGGTGGTCCGGATCCTCCAGGAGAACGGCTACCGCACCACGGCGATCAGCGAGGACGCCGTGGGCGCCGCCGATCTGACCGACGTCGCCCTGCTGATCACCGACGTGGTGCTGCCCGGCCGCTCCGGCCCGACCGTCGCCGCCCAGTTGCGAACCCGATGCCCCGCCCTACGGGTGCTGTTCATGTCCGGCTACAGCGACACCGAGCTGCGCCGCCGCTACGACATCCCACCCGCGACCCGCATAGTCCAGAAACCCTTCACCGCCGTAGAACTACTGGCCACCGTCGGCGAGGCGCTAGCCCCACACCTCGTCGGCGGTCTCGGCGATCAGTCTTAG
- a CDS encoding YhgE/Pip domain-containing protein, which produces MTRLRRIGILLAPVVIAGALIGAFEGPADRLGTVTAAVVNDDEPVQRDGQTVPLGRELAGRLVNHTGDDYTWVLTDADDAAEGLRTGAYAVAVTIPSNFSAAAVSTGGPSSAAAQARIDVTASRTVTGVDPVITRTLTDSAVTTLNRTIVETYLDNVYLGFNRMHDQLGRAADGAGDLSDGAGRLADGSERLVVGLNRLATGSDELAAGLGRLDAGSRELADGLEQLDDGAGDLAGGARELDSGATALARGTGALATGTKQLATGAGKLSTGLGTLADSTAALPGQTRALADGARQVADGNRRLADTVVPLADRAVDGIDALPDLTAEAARIRQLAEQCETPADLCTRLRALADRIVARAGDAENAKAGVRGQVTEVRDGITALADGSQKVADGTATLAGQTPRLVTAIGQAATGADSLERGARRAATGAASVDRGARRLSTGADTLSQGAGRLASGTGDAASGAQQLADGTASAATGAGRLTGGAHEAGAAGQKISDGSGKLAEGAGSLAGALGDGRDQVPTYTDADRDHLKTVAATPVAAVTGDDAGIGDLIAGAVIAIALWIGSMLIFQLLPAAAHDPLAWHGSTARLALRNARRPLLLAAGQAVLVTAVAGALLTPGPVELLALLLVDILVAVTFLLINQAIAVAFSSGGRLLAIIVPVLTLAAAVVSSVPPWVTALDGLLPGHGPVLAIRAITADAGLGPTGVAHTLAWLAAGAVGYLLATAHRRTTSPGRLTPLPAHPA; this is translated from the coding sequence ATGACCCGCCTCCGCCGTATCGGCATCCTCCTCGCGCCGGTGGTCATCGCCGGTGCTCTGATCGGCGCCTTCGAGGGCCCCGCGGACCGGCTCGGCACGGTCACCGCGGCCGTGGTCAACGACGACGAACCGGTGCAGCGCGACGGGCAGACCGTGCCGCTCGGCCGGGAGCTCGCCGGACGCCTCGTCAACCACACCGGCGACGACTACACGTGGGTGCTGACCGACGCCGACGACGCCGCCGAGGGTCTGCGCACCGGCGCCTACGCCGTCGCCGTGACCATCCCGTCGAACTTCTCCGCCGCGGCCGTCTCCACCGGCGGCCCCTCCTCCGCCGCCGCCCAGGCCCGCATCGACGTCACCGCCTCCCGGACCGTCACCGGCGTCGACCCGGTCATCACCCGCACCCTCACCGACTCGGCCGTCACCACCCTCAACCGGACCATCGTCGAGACCTATCTGGACAACGTGTACCTCGGCTTCAATCGGATGCACGACCAGCTCGGCCGGGCCGCCGACGGTGCCGGTGACCTCTCCGACGGCGCCGGCCGGCTCGCCGACGGCAGCGAACGCCTCGTGGTGGGCCTGAACCGGCTCGCCACCGGCAGCGACGAACTCGCGGCCGGGCTCGGACGGCTCGACGCGGGCAGCCGGGAACTCGCCGACGGGCTCGAACAACTCGACGACGGCGCCGGTGACCTCGCCGGTGGCGCCCGCGAGCTGGACTCCGGCGCCACCGCACTGGCCCGCGGCACCGGCGCGCTCGCCACCGGCACCAAGCAGCTCGCCACCGGCGCCGGAAAGCTCTCCACCGGGCTCGGCACCCTCGCCGACAGCACCGCCGCCCTGCCCGGACAGACCCGGGCGCTGGCCGACGGGGCTCGGCAGGTCGCCGACGGCAACCGGAGACTCGCCGACACCGTCGTCCCGCTCGCCGACCGGGCCGTCGACGGCATCGACGCGCTACCCGACCTGACCGCCGAGGCGGCCCGCATCCGGCAGCTCGCCGAGCAGTGCGAGACCCCCGCCGACCTGTGCACCCGGCTGCGGGCCCTGGCCGACCGGATCGTCGCCCGGGCGGGTGACGCCGAAAACGCCAAAGCGGGGGTACGGGGTCAGGTCACCGAGGTCCGCGACGGCATCACCGCCCTGGCCGACGGGTCGCAGAAGGTGGCCGACGGGACCGCCACCCTCGCTGGACAGACTCCACGCCTGGTCACCGCCATCGGCCAGGCCGCGACCGGCGCCGACTCGCTGGAGCGTGGCGCCCGCCGAGCCGCCACCGGCGCCGCCTCCGTGGACCGCGGCGCCCGGCGACTGTCCACCGGCGCGGACACGCTGTCCCAAGGCGCGGGCCGGCTCGCCTCCGGCACCGGTGACGCCGCCTCCGGGGCACAGCAGCTCGCCGACGGCACCGCCTCGGCGGCCACCGGGGCCGGACGGCTCACCGGCGGCGCCCACGAGGCGGGCGCCGCCGGGCAGAAGATCTCCGACGGATCGGGCAAGCTCGCCGAAGGTGCGGGCAGCCTCGCCGGGGCGCTCGGCGACGGGCGTGACCAGGTCCCCACCTACACCGACGCCGACCGTGACCACCTCAAGACCGTCGCCGCCACCCCGGTCGCCGCGGTCACCGGCGACGACGCCGGGATCGGCGACCTGATCGCCGGCGCGGTCATCGCCATCGCACTGTGGATCGGCTCCATGCTGATCTTCCAGCTCCTCCCGGCCGCCGCCCACGATCCGCTGGCCTGGCACGGCAGCACGGCACGGCTCGCCCTCCGCAACGCCCGCCGCCCCCTGCTGCTCGCCGCCGGCCAGGCCGTCCTGGTCACCGCCGTCGCCGGGGCGCTGCTCACGCCCGGCCCGGTCGAGCTGCTCGCCCTACTGCTGGTCGACATCCTCGTCGCCGTCACGTTCCTGCTGATCAACCAGGCGATCGCGGTGGCCTTCAGCAGCGGCGGCCGCCTACTGGCGATCATCGTCCCGGTGCTGACCCTCGCCGCCGCCGTGGTCTCCAGCGTGCCCCCGTGGGTGACCGCCCTCGACGGCCTGCTTCCCGGCCACGGCCCGGTGCTGGCGATCCGCGCGATCACCGCCGACGCCGGCCTCGGCCCCACCGGAGTCGCGCACACCCTGGCCTGGCTGGCCGCCGGAGCGGTCGGCTACCTGCTGGCCACCGCCCACCGCCGGACGACAAGCCCGGGCCGGCTCACTCCACTGCCCGCCCACCCGGCCTGA
- a CDS encoding PLD nuclease N-terminal domain-containing protein, producing MIRLYSLLALIDLVLIICALISCLSAEEYEIRALPRIVWVILILLFSPIGPIAWFVAGRPARPIKLSNGTVWKPGSGFPENERPRPMAPDDDPEFLKRVAERSRKEDEDMMKKWEADLRKREEDLRRREAGE from the coding sequence GTGATTCGCCTCTACTCACTGCTCGCGCTGATCGACCTCGTGTTGATCATCTGCGCGTTGATCTCTTGCCTGTCCGCCGAGGAGTATGAGATCCGGGCCCTGCCGCGGATCGTCTGGGTGATCCTCATCCTGCTCTTCTCCCCGATCGGCCCGATCGCCTGGTTCGTCGCCGGGCGTCCGGCTCGTCCGATCAAGCTCAGCAACGGCACCGTCTGGAAGCCCGGCAGTGGCTTCCCGGAGAACGAGCGGCCCCGCCCCATGGCGCCCGACGACGATCCCGAGTTCCTCAAGCGGGTCGCCGAGCGCAGCCGGAAGGAGGACGAGGACATGATGAAGAAATGGGAGGCCGACCTGCGGAAACGTGAGGAGGACCTGCGTCGGCGGGAGGCCGGCGAGTAA
- a CDS encoding MMPL family transporter, with the protein MIRRRARTIGIWLLVILALAGAGNLISAGADDEFTIPGSSSQAALDTLSRVFPQVSGASAKIVLTLPDGRDVRDQQIREAVEHTADRAKGVEHVVAVVSPYDERIKGAVSADGTAAIITVQLDVSVTEVQPVTRERLAAVADELRRDAGPGAQVLAGGDAFADRVPRLSPTEGLGLLVALMVLLITFGSMLAAGIPLLTAVLGVGLSVSLLYGVTAFTGVPSTAIMLAVMLGLAVGIDYALFILSRHRDQLRDGLDVDESIARATATAGSAVVFAGLTVIIALVGLMVAGIPFLTTMGLTAALAVVVAVLIAVTFIPALLSVAGERLRPRSPVKSRLRKINIFDHWVRLSTRRPIITILVIVLGLGAATLPAADLRLALPDNGSEAHGSPARVTYDTITEHFGPGYNGPLLVTANIISSRDPVGDMNRLGTEIAGLPGVALVALATPDPKGQVGIVQVIPDSAPDSAATTDLVLRLRDHFAGSDIAVTGITAVGIDVSARLGGALVPFGLLVVGLSLVLLTMVFRSIAVPIKATAGYLLSVGAAFGATALVFQHGRLTDVLHVSHTGSVISFLPIILMGVLFGLAMDYELFLVSRIREEYVHTGDADHAIDAGFKASAPVVVAAALIMFAVFAAFVPDGSATIKPIAFALAVGVFVDAFIVRMTLVPAVLRLLGDRAWWLPSRLDRALPSLDVEGEGLTRELALADWPAPDADDIVAVAGFTPDVLRIGAGEIVEIVGEPAVTRDLLYAIGGRVTDLPGAAKTLGFVLPQRASAVRRRAVLIRCPALAEPGRETVTAACLAPPLLLVEGLDRISGRADRDDAQRALRAAARTGTTVIVTARDHDPRLDATRTIDLDPSEVYA; encoded by the coding sequence GTGATCCGGCGCCGCGCCCGGACCATCGGCATCTGGCTCCTCGTGATCCTCGCCCTGGCCGGCGCCGGCAACCTGATCTCGGCCGGCGCCGACGACGAGTTCACCATCCCCGGTTCGTCGTCACAGGCCGCCCTCGACACCCTCTCCCGGGTATTCCCGCAGGTCAGCGGCGCGTCGGCGAAGATCGTCCTGACCCTGCCGGACGGCCGCGACGTCCGCGACCAGCAGATCCGCGAGGCCGTCGAGCACACCGCCGACCGGGCGAAGGGTGTCGAGCACGTCGTCGCCGTCGTCTCGCCCTACGACGAACGGATCAAGGGCGCGGTCTCCGCCGACGGGACCGCCGCGATCATCACCGTCCAGCTCGACGTCTCGGTCACCGAGGTGCAGCCGGTCACCCGCGAGCGCCTCGCCGCGGTCGCCGACGAACTCCGGCGGGACGCCGGACCGGGCGCCCAGGTGCTCGCGGGCGGCGACGCCTTCGCCGACCGGGTGCCGAGACTCAGCCCCACCGAAGGGCTCGGTCTGCTCGTCGCGCTCATGGTTCTGCTGATCACTTTCGGCTCGATGCTCGCCGCCGGGATCCCGCTGCTCACCGCCGTCCTCGGCGTCGGGCTGTCCGTGTCGCTGCTCTACGGCGTCACCGCGTTCACCGGGGTGCCGTCGACGGCGATCATGCTCGCCGTGATGCTCGGCCTCGCCGTCGGCATCGACTACGCGCTGTTCATCCTCTCCCGGCACCGGGACCAGCTCCGCGACGGCCTCGACGTGGACGAGTCGATCGCCCGGGCCACCGCCACGGCCGGCTCGGCGGTCGTCTTCGCCGGGCTCACCGTCATCATCGCCCTGGTCGGGCTGATGGTCGCCGGCATTCCGTTCCTCACCACGATGGGGCTGACCGCCGCCCTCGCGGTGGTGGTCGCCGTGCTGATCGCGGTCACCTTCATCCCGGCGTTACTGTCCGTCGCGGGCGAGCGGCTCCGTCCCCGCAGCCCTGTCAAGAGCCGACTTCGGAAGATCAACATCTTCGATCATTGGGTACGGCTGTCGACCCGCCGGCCCATCATCACGATCCTCGTGATCGTTCTCGGACTGGGCGCAGCGACCCTGCCCGCCGCCGACCTGCGCCTCGCCCTGCCCGACAACGGCAGCGAAGCCCACGGCAGCCCGGCCCGGGTCACCTACGACACCATCACCGAACACTTCGGACCCGGCTACAACGGCCCGCTACTCGTCACCGCGAACATCATCTCCAGCCGTGACCCGGTCGGTGACATGAACCGGCTCGGCACCGAGATCGCCGGACTACCCGGCGTCGCCCTGGTCGCCCTCGCCACCCCGGACCCGAAGGGCCAGGTCGGCATCGTCCAGGTGATCCCGGACAGCGCCCCCGACTCGGCGGCCACCACCGACCTCGTACTCCGGTTGCGCGACCACTTCGCCGGCTCGGACATCGCGGTCACCGGGATCACCGCCGTCGGCATCGACGTGTCGGCCCGGCTCGGTGGCGCACTCGTCCCGTTCGGGCTGCTCGTGGTCGGGCTGTCCCTGGTGCTGCTGACCATGGTGTTCCGGTCGATCGCGGTACCGATCAAGGCGACCGCCGGATATCTGCTGTCGGTGGGCGCCGCGTTCGGGGCCACCGCGCTCGTCTTCCAGCACGGCCGGCTCACCGACGTGCTGCACGTGTCACACACCGGCAGCGTGATCAGCTTCCTGCCGATCATCCTGATGGGCGTCCTGTTCGGCCTGGCCATGGACTACGAACTGTTCCTCGTCTCCCGGATCCGTGAGGAATACGTGCACACCGGGGACGCCGACCACGCGATCGACGCCGGATTCAAGGCGTCCGCCCCGGTCGTGGTCGCCGCCGCGCTGATCATGTTCGCGGTCTTCGCCGCGTTCGTGCCGGACGGCAGCGCCACCATCAAACCCATCGCGTTCGCCCTGGCCGTCGGGGTGTTCGTGGACGCGTTCATCGTCCGGATGACCCTGGTCCCGGCGGTGCTGCGGCTCCTCGGCGACCGGGCCTGGTGGCTGCCGTCGCGACTCGACCGGGCGCTGCCCTCCCTCGACGTCGAAGGGGAGGGGCTCACCCGGGAACTCGCCCTCGCCGACTGGCCCGCACCCGATGCCGACGACATCGTCGCCGTCGCCGGGTTCACACCCGACGTGTTGCGGATCGGTGCGGGCGAGATCGTCGAGATCGTGGGGGAGCCCGCCGTCACCCGGGACCTGCTCTACGCGATCGGCGGGCGGGTCACCGACCTTCCCGGGGCCGCGAAGACGCTCGGGTTCGTGTTGCCACAGCGCGCTTCGGCCGTACGACGACGGGCGGTCCTGATCAGGTGTCCCGCGCTCGCCGAACCCGGCCGGGAAACGGTGACCGCCGCCTGCCTGGCGCCGCCGTTGTTGCTGGTCGAAGGCCTTGACCGGATTTCCGGGCGCGCCGACCGGGACGACGCGCAGCGGGCCCTGCGGGCCGCCGCCCGCACCGGAACCACCGTGATCGTCACCGCCCGCGACCACGATCCGCGTCTCGACGCGACCCGCACGATCGATCTCGACCCCTCCGAGGTGTACGCATGA
- a CDS encoding 5-methyltetrahydropteroyltriglutamate--homocysteine S-methyltransferase — protein MTLRDKPPFRADHVGSLLRPPQLLRAREQRALGEISAEQLRFVEDDAIREVVRMQRDVGLRSATDGEFRRTSWHMDFIYRLGGIRPTDEKIQVHFRNATGELDFESAALAVDAPIELTETIFGDDFAFLNAETADGVTAKLTIPSPSMVHYRGGRAAIDPAVYPDEEEFWADLSEAYAEQIRRVAALGCRYLQLDDTSLAYLNDPAQRRLLTDRGDDAEHQHLRYIRQINAAIADRPAGLNVTTHMCRGNFRSSWAAEGGYDFVAEALFSELAVDGFFLEYDDDRSGGFAPLRFVPPGKMVVLGLVTTKRGTLESKDDLKRRIDEAARYVPLEQLCLSPQCGFSSTVEGNVLTYDEQVAKLRLIAETADEVWG, from the coding sequence ATGACGCTCCGTGACAAACCTCCGTTCCGGGCCGACCACGTGGGCAGCCTGCTCCGGCCACCGCAGCTGTTGCGGGCCCGTGAGCAGCGCGCTCTCGGTGAGATCAGCGCCGAGCAGTTGCGTTTCGTCGAGGACGACGCGATCCGCGAGGTGGTCCGGATGCAGCGCGACGTCGGCCTGCGTTCGGCCACCGACGGCGAGTTCCGGAGAACGTCCTGGCACATGGACTTCATCTACCGGCTGGGCGGGATCCGCCCGACCGACGAGAAGATCCAGGTCCACTTCCGCAACGCGACCGGCGAACTCGACTTCGAATCAGCCGCCCTGGCCGTCGACGCCCCGATCGAACTCACCGAGACGATCTTCGGCGACGACTTCGCCTTCCTGAACGCGGAGACCGCCGACGGGGTGACCGCGAAACTTACGATCCCGTCACCGAGCATGGTCCACTACCGGGGCGGTCGGGCCGCCATCGATCCGGCGGTCTACCCGGACGAGGAGGAGTTCTGGGCCGACCTGAGCGAAGCCTACGCCGAGCAGATCCGCCGGGTCGCCGCCCTCGGCTGCCGCTACCTGCAACTCGACGACACCAGCCTGGCCTACCTCAACGACCCGGCCCAGCGGCGGCTGCTGACCGACCGCGGCGACGACGCCGAACACCAGCACCTGCGCTACATCAGGCAGATCAACGCGGCGATCGCCGACCGCCCGGCCGGGCTGAACGTCACCACCCACATGTGCCGCGGCAACTTCCGGTCGTCGTGGGCGGCCGAGGGCGGCTACGACTTCGTGGCCGAGGCGCTCTTCAGCGAACTGGCCGTCGACGGGTTCTTCCTGGAGTACGACGACGACCGCTCCGGAGGTTTCGCCCCGCTGCGCTTCGTGCCGCCCGGCAAGATGGTGGTGCTCGGCCTGGTCACCACGAAACGGGGCACGCTGGAGTCCAAGGACGACCTGAAACGCCGCATCGACGAGGCCGCCCGCTACGTGCCGCTGGAGCAACTGTGCCTGTCCCCGCAGTGCGGCTTCTCCTCCACCGTCGAGGGCAACGTCCTCACCTACGACGAGCAGGTCGCCAAGCTAAGACTGATCGCCGAGACCGCCGACGAGGTGTGGGGCTAG
- a CDS encoding DMT family transporter has translation MGRGLIAMAMTVVVWAGFALSVRGIGASSLTTMDAALIRFTVPLLILAPWIPQTVRAVRRERPIVLIGLFVGAGLPYFLVAAAGGRMTSAALVGLIIPGTVPIFVTLLTYRQKISLPQLAALGGIVAGVAVAGGGPPDAGTAVLLLAGSIWAVYTLSLGAGVLDPRGTAIVLCLPSSLLTALLITTGTVDSNLVHANPADLTLYLIVQGAGVGVLAGICYPIAIRRLGSRTAATLGALSPVVTALAAVPLLGEPLTGLPALAVVVAGVILFNLLKREPHAVDDRPRPALAVDGGLRR, from the coding sequence ATGGGTAGAGGGCTGATCGCGATGGCGATGACCGTCGTGGTGTGGGCGGGATTCGCGCTGAGTGTGCGCGGAATCGGGGCGTCCAGCCTGACCACGATGGACGCGGCGCTGATCCGGTTCACGGTTCCGCTGCTGATCCTCGCACCGTGGATTCCGCAGACCGTGAGGGCAGTGCGGCGGGAACGGCCGATCGTCCTCATCGGGCTGTTCGTCGGCGCGGGGCTGCCCTACTTCCTGGTGGCCGCGGCCGGTGGGCGAATGACCAGCGCGGCCCTGGTCGGCCTGATCATCCCGGGGACCGTCCCGATCTTCGTCACGCTTCTCACGTACCGACAGAAGATCAGTCTGCCGCAGCTGGCCGCACTCGGCGGGATCGTCGCGGGTGTCGCCGTCGCGGGCGGCGGGCCGCCCGACGCCGGCACCGCGGTCCTTCTCCTGGCGGGCTCCATCTGGGCGGTCTACACCCTGTCGCTGGGGGCCGGCGTTCTCGACCCCAGGGGTACGGCCATCGTGCTCTGCCTGCCGTCGTCCCTGCTGACCGCCCTGCTCATCACGACCGGAACCGTCGATTCGAACCTGGTCCACGCGAACCCGGCCGACCTGACGCTCTACCTGATCGTGCAGGGCGCGGGTGTCGGCGTGCTGGCCGGGATCTGCTACCCGATCGCGATCAGGCGCCTCGGTAGTCGCACCGCCGCGACGCTGGGCGCGCTGAGCCCGGTGGTGACCGCGCTCGCCGCCGTCCCGCTGCTGGGCGAACCGCTGACCGGTCTTCCGGCGCTGGCCGTCGTGGTCGCCGGTGTCATCCTCTTCAACCTGCTGAAACGAGAACCGCATGCTGTCGACGACCGCCCCCGACCCGCTCTGGCAGTTGACGGCGGACTGCGCCGCTGA